The nucleotide window TGCCTGCTCCTCATAAAAGATTCTCAGCTTCTCCTGCTCTGCCTCATAATACTTTTTCAGAGCCTTGTTTCCTGCGTTAGGTCTATGGGATTCAATGTCCAGAATTGTTGAATAATAGATAAATTTTGAAATGAACTGCGGCTTTAGTGTTTTAAAGAAATAAACTTCTTCAGCGATAGTCTCAAAATGTAGCGGAGAGATCAATTCTTTTAAAATTCTAATGGATTCATCGATGATTACAAGAGATTTCTCTGCGATCTTTACCATATTGTCGTCGTCATCGTAAACTTCGTTGATCTTTAAATCCAGATCCTCATTTAATTTTTTGATTTTTCTAAAAATAGCTTTTGTTACCATGTCCTTTTTTTAGAAATTTACAAAAAATCCTTTATTGAAGCCCATTCAGCTCAGACCCAATTCTTTTTTTCTGTTCCTGATGTAATCTGTCGGCCTGATTCCATTGATCTCGTAAAATAGGCTTGAGAAATTTTGACGGGCTGCTATGCCGCATTCCTCTGCCAATGCTTCGATAGTATAATGGAGGTATTTATTGTCGGTATTGAGGAGATTGGTAATATAGTTGATCCTAAGTTCAGCGATATACCTGTTGAAATTCATTCCCTTATGCTCATTGATATAGATGGAAAGATAATGAGAATTGGTACCGAGTTTTACGGCTGTACCATGTTGGGTCAATCCCTTTTTCCGGAACTGATGCTCATCTTCGAACTTTTTTAGTTTTTCTGTGATCTTCTGCGCCATCGCATCGGTCAGAAAAGTCTTTCTTATCGAGTATTCAGGTACTTCTTCGATGACGGCATCATATTTCGGAACTGATTTTTCTGCCAGTTTTTTTTGTAGAAATAGATACTGCTTTTTGATCTTTTGGTCTTTCCGGTAACGTATGATGAAAATAATTAGGATCAGTATAACAAGTCCTGCAAGGAATTGAGAATAAATGGTCTTTTGCTTGCTGACCTGTTCCATCCTTTCTTTATCCTCTACCAACGTACGGCGATCATAATCCCTGTGAAGCTTTGAAGAGAGATATGCATAATTGGTGGTCAGCAAACTGTCAGCCTTCAGCAATTGGTTGGTGTAATACAGCTGCCTCTTAACATCTTTATCTTTGTAATGTTCGATAAGATAGTTATAGCTTTTATAGACCTCGGGGAGTATAAAAGCGTTAACTTCAAAAATAGAATCGATCTTCGTATAATATAAAATGGCTTTATCGGTATTTTTTTGTGCCTCGTTGATCTTGCCAAGATAGTAATACACCACTGACGCCCAAGCGAAATCATTTCTTTGGACAATGATCGATAATGAACTTTCAAGGTCGGTCTCTGCACCTGGGTAGTCCTTTTTATTGAATTTTGAAATGCCTCTGCACTTCAGAAAATAGCTATGCTCCAAAGCAAAATCGTCATCATTCAAAGTAAGGTCGTAACCCAACTCGCTTAGACTGTCGCTCTTCCTATAGTATTTAAGATATCTGCTGGTGACCGTCAGCTGGTGGAGGCTGTTCAAATATGCTTTTTTACGGTTGAACCTTTCGTTGGAATGCAGTCCTATCTCTGTATTTTTTCCATAATAGGCAACGCACTCATCAAAATGCTCCTGAGCCTCCTCATAATAACCCAGGTGTAATTTCACGACACCTAAGTGATAGATCACCTTATGGTGAAGATACTGGTCATCTGAACTTTTGGAAAAGACATAGGCTTTTAAATACTCATCCAGTGCAAATTTGTAGTTTTTATGATAGAAATAGTAAATGATGCCCTTGCTTAGATGGTCATTACTGCTGTCATCCTTTGTTCCATACTTGATGCTGGCCGTAATTGCACTGTCTGCATAGTTGATCTTATGTTTGAGATCGAACTGTCTTCCATCCCGGTAACCTTGGATCAGCTTTGAGAAATTGGCCTCATTTTTTGCTTTCTGGATAAAGATCCTGACGTCAGGCATCGCACTGATGTCGTCAATTGTTTTCATCTCATACTTTTTTCTTATTTCCTCAAAGGTCTTTTCTTTTCTGGACTGTGAAAATGTAAACTGTGATAAAAAGAAAAAGAGCATGAGAAAGCAGTAACACTTTTTCATATGCTTATTTTTAGAACCTCACCTTCTCAAAATTAAACATTTTCCTTTTAAATAAAGGATTTCTGTGCGGCTTGATGGTCTGTCAAACGGAAATTGTTCATAACTCGCATGACTAAGGGCTTAATGCCTGAAATTGAGTGGTGCAATTTTAAAATTGATCCGTCTTCATTTTAAAATAGCGCCACAGTAGGCTTTTTTTCGATTCCCAACGACGCTACCTTTGATCTCAGAATTCTAATATAATCCGGCCGGAATAACCATTTAAAACTATTTGAAATGAAAAAGTTATTCCCATTTTTAAGTCTTATGGCATGCGCATTTGGTATGCTGAATTGTGTAAACCGAGATGAAGGTTTTTCATCCAATGTTGAAAATAAGGGACTTCAGTCAACAGTGTCCTTTCGTGGAGATTCACTCATAACAGAAAATCCTATTGTGGATCCTGATCCACCTGTGAGAGACGGTGACAATTGGCGATCTGTACCAAAATAATCACTTAATCTTATATGCTATGATTCCCCGTACCTCCATATCAGTTGTCACAGGCTTACCATGTCCGGAAAGCGGCATTTGGGAAAGTATGGGGAATTTTAAAACAACCTGTCCGATCATGAAAGGCAGCAAGATGCCGGACTACTGCGGATTGAAAGTAAAATGGAGATTGTTGCGGTCAAGTTAAATTCTAAAAATATTGATGATGAAAAATTATTTGAATACCTATATTTTAATAGTCAGCTACTTTTTTATTCTGCTTTTTGTGTATGCCAGCATCAGTAAGATTTTGGATTTTGAGAACTTCCAGGTCCAGATTGCACAGTCGCCGGTTTTAAATACTTATGCTGGATTTGTATCATATGCCGTGATCATATCTGAGTTAACTATTGTTTTTCTTTTGCTTTTCCGTAAATCTCGCTTATTAGGACTTTATCTATCTTTAAGTATAATGTTTGCTTTTACCATTTACATTTATCTGATCTTGAATTTCAGTGAATCGATACCCTGCTCTTGCGGAGGCGTTTTAGAAAAAATGGACTGGACCGACCATATGATCTTTAATCTAGTATGCATTTTGTTGGTGATCATTGCAATTGTCGGATCAGAAAAGAAGGATCAAAAAACATTAGTAGGTTTCATATCACTTGCTGCTGCTTTACCTGCAATATTATTATCATTGATCTTTTATCCACACATCAATGATGACCAGGGAAGTTTTACAAGAAAAATAATGGTTCCGTTAACAGCGGAACAAAAAGTTATAAAGCTTCCGACGGATAACTACTACTTTGCAGGAAATCAGGGTGACACATTGTTCTTGGGAAATCGAAAAACACCACTGCTCCTCTCGGGCATTGATCCGGATTTTAATAATGTTAAAGTGGACACTATTAAATTGGATAATTACCATCACCAGTTCGTGAGTGTCACCATTAATGTATTATATCCTTA belongs to Chryseobacterium sp. KACC 21268 and includes:
- a CDS encoding helix-turn-helix domain-containing protein → MKTIDDISAMPDVRIFIQKAKNEANFSKLIQGYRDGRQFDLKHKINYADSAITASIKYGTKDDSSNDHLSKGIIYYFYHKNYKFALDEYLKAYVFSKSSDDQYLHHKVIYHLGVVKLHLGYYEEAQEHFDECVAYYGKNTEIGLHSNERFNRKKAYLNSLHQLTVTSRYLKYYRKSDSLSELGYDLTLNDDDFALEHSYFLKCRGISKFNKKDYPGAETDLESSLSIIVQRNDFAWASVVYYYLGKINEAQKNTDKAILYYTKIDSIFEVNAFILPEVYKSYNYLIEHYKDKDVKRQLYYTNQLLKADSLLTTNYAYLSSKLHRDYDRRTLVEDKERMEQVSKQKTIYSQFLAGLVILILIIFIIRYRKDQKIKKQYLFLQKKLAEKSVPKYDAVIEEVPEYSIRKTFLTDAMAQKITEKLKKFEDEHQFRKKGLTQHGTAVKLGTNSHYLSIYINEHKGMNFNRYIAELRINYITNLLNTDNKYLHYTIEALAEECGIAARQNFSSLFYEINGIRPTDYIRNRKKELGLS